Within Anolis sagrei isolate rAnoSag1 chromosome 3, rAnoSag1.mat, whole genome shotgun sequence, the genomic segment TCAGCAATGCGGCAATTATAGGTGCGGATCTCCTTGTTCTCCCGCTTGCACTTGACAGCAATGGTGATCATGGCAGCCAGCAGGATGATGGACACAGTGCTCAAGGTGACAATCAGGGGGAGAGACAAGTCCCAGTGGGGCCGTCGGTGCTGCTCCCCATTCACTTGGGGCTCCCCTGCTTCAGGAAGTGGCCCAGCCAAGGCCCGCACAATCAGTTTGGCTACTGCAGAGAGGCTGGGCTTCCCATGGTCACTGACCTTCACCACAAGCTCGGCCACAGGACTAAGCTCTTCCCAGTAAGGGTGCAGGGTGCGGATCTCCCCACTGGTGGGGTCCATCTCAAAGAGGTGCTCCTCATTGCCTTCAACAATCTCATAGGTGAGGCGCCCGCTCTCTCCAAAGTCACTATCCAAGGCACGCACTGTGCCCACTGGGTAGCCCACGCCAGCGTTGCGTGGGACCTGGAGTTCAGCAGTGTCATTGATCAGGGCTGGCAAGACAATCAGAGGGGCATTGTCGTTGACATCCAGGACAGTGACACGGACGGTGGCATTGCTCTCCCGGTGGGGGGAGCCTGAGTCTTTGGCCAGTACATGAAACTCAAAGTGTTTGGTCTGCTCATAGTTGAAGCTGCGCAAGGCGTAGATGGCCCCGTTGGTGGGGTTGACGGAGACGTAGGTGTAGATGGAAACATCACCGACGTGCCCAGGGAGAATGGAGTAGGAGACGGTGCCATTTTGGCCCAGGTCAGGGTCCTTGGCTAAGACAGAGCCAAGGTACTCTCCGGGAATGTTGTTCTCAGGCACCTGAAGGACATACAGGTTCTTGCTGAAGCGGGGCGGGTTGTCATTCTCGTCCAGGATCCTGACAGTGAAGGACTTGGTGGAGTTGAGTGGGGGATTGCCACCATCCCTGGCCAGGATGGTCACGTTGTACTCGTCCTGCACCTCCCTGTCCAGGGGCCGGTCGGTGACAACAGTGTAGAGGTTGTCATAATTCTCCTCCAGGGTGAAGGGCACGGCTCCCTCACCTCCACCACTGCCACCATCACCTTGCACCCGGCAGAGGAGCTGCCCATTCTTGCCAGCATCACGGTCAGTGACTCTTACCAGGGCGATGACAGTGCCAGGTGGGGCAGCCTCACTGAGGGCCCCCTGCCGCACTGAGACGAAACCAATGGAGGGTGCATTGTCGTTGCGGTCCAGGAGGCGGACAGTGACTTTGCAGTGAGCTGGGATGGGGTTGGGCCCTAAGTCACGGGCCTGCACGTCAATCTCCACCAGTGCACCCTCCTCATAGTCCAGGTTGCCCTTGACACGGATCAGGCCACTCTGGGGGTCGATGCTGAAGAGCTCCCTCACCCGCTCAGGTGTGTAGCCGCTGAAGGCATAGAGCACCTCTCCGTTGGTGCCCTCGTCGGCGTCGGTGGCATTGAGGTCGAGCACTGCAGTGCCCAGCGGAGCGTTTTCCGGCAGCTCCACCACATAAGAGGCCGCCTCGAAGACAGGGCTGTTATCATTGGAGTCGATGAGGCGGACGTTGAGCTGGACGGTGCCGGAGCGTGGCGGATCCCCGCCGTCGAGGGCGGTGAGGACCAGCGTGTGGTGGCTCTGCTCCTCGCGGTCCAGCGGCTTCTGCACCACCAATTCCGGGAACTTGGTGCCGTCGCCGCGGGCTTTGACGTCCAGCGCGAAGAGCCCGTAGTCGTCGCGGGTGAGCAGGTAGGTCCGGAGCCCGTTCTCGGCGGCGTCGGGGTCGTGGGCGCTGGCCAAGGGGAAGCGCGTTCCCGGCGCCGCGTTCTCCGAGATGTCGAGGTCCACCTGGTCGGAGGGGAAGGCCGGCGCGTTGTCGTTCAGGTCCTGGATCTCCACCTTGATCATGCAGATCTCCTGGTCGTTGGCGAAGACCTCGAGGGAGAGCTGGCACTTGGCGCTGCGCCGGCACAGCGCCTCGCGGTCCAGGCGCTGCTTGGTGTAGAGCAGGCCGCTCTCGCCGTCCACGTCCAGCAGGTGCGGCGCCGAGTTCTCCAGCACGCGGAAGGTGGACTTCCCTCCGCCGCGGGGACGCTCCGAGGACGGCGAGCCTCCGCCGGGCCCGGGCTGCAGCCGGGCATCGCGGCCGATGTTGCCGATGACAGTGCCTGCGCCTTGCTCCTCCGGCACCGAGTAGTTGAGGTTCTTCAGAGCCCAGGCCGGGGCCCAGCCCAGGAGGAGGACGGCCAGGCAGCAGAGGCAGGCCCGGGCGGAGAGGGACATCacaggggaagaaaggaaggcaggcaggcaggcgagaGCCGggatcccttcctccctccctccctccctcccttcccgctcTCCTTTCAAGTTCCTGGACCTGTTGCTCGGGAAGATCCGCAAAGCCCCAGCGCCACCATGGACGGAGCGAGCTGAGCGATGGAAGGAAGcagaggaaggggaggatggtgtgagtgagtgagtgagtgagtgagtgagaggtCCCGCTCGgtcccctctctttcttcctctcccgcCTCTTGGCCTCCTCCTTGTTGCTGCTGCAGTTCCAACttcacggaggaggaggagggggaggggggggtgagaGAAAAAGGCAAAGCTTTGGtctggaaaaggaggaagaggcggTACAAAACCCCAGGAGAAATGCCTGCCGGTGTCCTGAGTCAATAGATGGAGAAATCGGGGTTTAAAAAACACGCGAGAGGTGAAATCCCAGCAAAAACAAAACCAGCAAAAGCAAAGCGGGGGTTGCTGCAATTGTCGGAGGAGAGAACAGAGGTGGCTGCGGCTCGGCAGGCTGGGCTTGGCTTCCCCTTCTGGTCGGGGTCCTCCTTCTCAGGGGGTCTTCTCTCCCGCTGCTGCAATCCGCGATCTAAGCGGAGCCGCGGAGGTCCGCATCCCGCCGCCTGCCATCCGGGAGACCGCTTGGCTTGCTCTGCCTGCCTCTCCGAGgtacgcacacgcacacacacacgcagacacacacacacagaggaaggCTCCTCCTGCGGCGCCGCCAAGAAAAAAAGCGAGAAGCCGAGCTGGAAAGGATGAGGAGTCTCTTGAAGATGTGTAGTTCCTCCCCACGAGCGGAGGGAGGCTGCGTGTGGGGTGGTGTGTTCTGAGGAGACAGGCGAGCCTCCTCCGGATTTGCTTTATAGCTGGGCTCGGAGATTCACCGAGAAGGCGAAACCACCCAAGGCTTGTCAAAAAGGCACGCCGGGGAGAGCCgaggaagaagcagcagcagcaggagtcTCCGCCGCCTCCGCCTTTGCTGCTCCTGGCGCCGCCGCCACATcgccaatctctctctctctctctcgttccctctctctctctctggagcgTGTCTGGACTGGAGGAGCCGGACACTTTCCCCGCTGCAGTGGTGGACTCTCCCGTCCACGCGTGCCTTCCTGCCTCCGCCAGTCGAGGAGAGGAAATCAACAGGCGACTCAGGGCTGGGCGCAGAGATtaaaaaagggagagggagggagggagagagggagggaaagagagagaggtggggcgggcagacagagagggagggagggagagacacCACACACGCGCACCGCGcgcccttcctcctctctctcacactcactcacacacacacacactcacgcgCCAGAGGAAGGAAACAGCCTTCGCCTTCAGCAGGCAGCGCCGTCCATCATCTTCCCCTGCCGCCTCCAAACACGAGTCACTTTAGGCTTCCTCGCTGCATCGCGCCGTGTTTTGGATCGCAAAGcctgttttttctctctatcTGTTCGTGAGGGGGAGGATAATGTTTTATTGCTGGTTCAAGGAGGATTTGGGGGGTAGGTACTcttctccccccttccccccagaGAAAGGGTCATTCAGCCATGCCCAGCTTCCAGTCTGGGTTGAGTCAGGCGGAAAAAAAATACCCAAATCGATCAATCAATCCGGTTCATAGAAGGACGGGATTCAGTTCCTGCTGGCGCGTGTCGCGGCTCCAATCTCTCTCTCACAGAGAAAGGAcagggatggaaaggaaagggggagatgaGGATGCGGTtggggaaaaatatatatatataaggagtATTTGAATGTTCTTTTTGACACCAGGAAGGGGAGCCCAGAGGGAGGGTGTTGCCCGCAGATCCCCTTCCACTGGCTTCAATTCCTCACAACCGAAGTCTCAGTgggtatatatttttttcctttttcgtAGTGTGACGTGTGAAACCCACACGCTCTCTCTGGGAAGTTTGGGCAGCCGTTGTATTCTCCTGTTTATGCCAGATAATATTTGTAAAAACTGAAGTCCAGTCTCTCCAGCgagaagaagaaataaatcaCTTTCCTTGACtctctgttttttgttgttttttttttggggggggggggtgttgggggTGGTGTTGTTGTTTTGGTCAGGCGACAGGCAGGGGACGCGTGTCTTCCCCCTCCTCTGCAAAGAAATCCATCTGGAGCCCGCAGGTAAAGGACGACGATGATGACGCCGCAGCAACAGTTGGCTGGAGCCAGGCGCCGGAGAGAGAGGCCGCctcagcagcggcagcagcagcagccatgcCGCCTCGCTCTCTGCCGCAGTCGCCGCGATGGAGCGGGcccctcgccgccgccgccgccgcctcggcCTCCCGCcatcgcgctctctctctctctctgcttctccctcGGCTTCTCGCTCTCTCGCCCGCCGCCCAGTCCCTCGCACTCCCGGCGCCTCTTGCCGACTGACTCTATTCACCTCACGCCGCCGCTTAAACATTGATACGGATTCCCCGCCAGCCAATGGCGGCCGGGGCAGCGGACCCGCCTCCCTGTCCGGCCGCCAATCGGGAGCGGGCTCCAAGCGCCTGGGGGGTGGGATTAGAAGCCCCCTCGGCTGCGGTGTCATTGATAAGATCGGCTCAGattggagaagagagagagagagaggaaaggggaggggggagtgtgagagagagacagggAGAGTTTATGGCTCCCAACGTGGAGGCGCCGCCACCTCTCTTTctcgctctccctctctctctctctcctctctctctctcttctctcgctctcttttccctctcctctcgttctctctcccccttttctcccttttattctctctctccttttttctctcgctctcttccctcttctatccctttcccccctctctctcctccctctctcgttctttctctcttccctctctctcctctcttctctctccccctctctcttctctcgCTCTTGCCTCTCCTCtcgctctctcctctctctctctctctcccctctcctctctctctcttcttctctctcctcttctcttttctctttctctctcgcttCCCTcgactctttctcttttttctcctctcttttctctttctccccttgtcttccctctcctctctctcctcctctcgctcttctctctctctcctacttctctcttttctctttttctctcttccctcctctatttcttttctctttctcccctctcttccctctggcttctgtctcctctctctctctcctctttctttctttctttctttctttctttctttctccgcGAGTCTCCTTAACAATGGGAGCCGTTCTCCCGCCCCTGCCTGGTGAATTAGGCTCCGAAGAGAAGTGTGTGAGAGTTCTTGGTTGGGTAGAAAGAGCCTTGTTGTGAGGAATACCAAGCTGGATGAGGATTGTCTACCGCCTATCACTTTCTCTTTCGGCGTTAAGGGGAAATCCCGCTTTTAGTACACTcaaaacccaggcctcttccacacagctaaataaaatcccacgttatctgctttgaactggaatagatgccaatgcagactcagataacccagttcaaagcagatattgtgggattttctgctttgatcttctggattatatggctgtgtgggaggctCCCCAGGCAGGATGTATcaccgagggcccttccagacaggctcaatatcccagcatctgatcccaggttttctgtttatcccagattatctggcagtggagactcacataatccagtttaaggcagaaaacctgggatcagatcctgggagatagGGCCTGTCAGGAAGGACCCTGAAGCTTCTTCCACagctataaaatccacattgaactggattatatgtcagtgtggactcaagataacgcagttcaaagcagataatgtggattatctgccttgctattctgggttatatggct encodes:
- the PCDH17 gene encoding protocadherin-17 isoform X2, with the protein product MSLSARACLCCLAVLLLGWAPAWALKNLNYSVPEEQGAGTVIGNIGRDARLQPGPGGGSPSSERPRGGGKSTFRVLENSAPHLLDVDGESGLLYTKQRLDREALCRRSAKCQLSLEVFANDQEICMIKVEIQDLNDNAPAFPSDQVDLDISENAAPGTRFPLASAHDPDAAENGLRTYLLTRDDYGLFALDVKARGDGTKFPELVVQKPLDREEQSHHTLVLTALDGGDPPRSGTVQLNVRLIDSNDNSPVFEAASYVVELPENAPLGTAVLDLNATDADEGTNGEVLYAFSGYTPERVRELFSIDPQSGLIRVKGNLDYEEGALVEIDVQARDLGPNPIPAHCKVTVRLLDRNDNAPSIGFVSVRQGALSEAAPPGTVIALVRVTDRDAGKNGQLLCRVQGDGGSGGGEGAVPFTLEENYDNLYTVVTDRPLDREVQDEYNVTILARDGGNPPLNSTKSFTVRILDENDNPPRFSKNLYVLQVPENNIPGEYLGSVLAKDPDLGQNGTVSYSILPGHVGDVSIYTYVSVNPTNGAIYALRSFNYEQTKHFEFHVLAKDSGSPHRESNATVRVTVLDVNDNAPLIVLPALINDTAELQVPRNAGVGYPVGTVRALDSDFGESGRLTYEIVEGNEEHLFEMDPTSGEIRTLHPYWEELSPVAELVVKVSDHGKPSLSAVAKLIVRALAGPLPEAGEPQVNGEQHRRPHWDLSLPLIVTLSTVSIILLAAMITIAVKCKRENKEIRTYNCRIAEYSHPQLGGGGGGGGGGGGNGGGKGKKKKISKNDIMLVPSEGEDSRGPLNVMNVVSSPSLATSPMYFDYQTRLPLSSPRSEVMYLKPASNNLTVPQGHVGCHTSFTGQGTNVTEAPPSRMSIIQTDNFPAEPNYMGSRQQFVQSSSTFKDPERASLRDSGHGDSDQADSDQDTNKGSCCDMSVREALKMKTTSTKSQPLEQEQQGRGQRPIVGICGPARCKEGKFSEQEECINCTDECRVLGHSDRCWMPQFPTANQAENADYRTNLFVPTVEANVETETYETVNPTGKKTFCTFGKDKREHTILIANVKPYLKAKRALSPLLQEVPSASSSPTKTCIEPCASTKGPLDSCEVKPGALAEPSSQYMTATDSQYLSPSKQSRDAAFIASDQMARVFAEVHSRVSRDSSEMDAVLEQIDRSNRELGRESVDAEEVVREIDKLLQDCRGNDPVAVRK
- the PCDH17 gene encoding protocadherin-17 isoform X1 — protein: MSLSARACLCCLAVLLLGWAPAWALKNLNYSVPEEQGAGTVIGNIGRDARLQPGPGGGSPSSERPRGGGKSTFRVLENSAPHLLDVDGESGLLYTKQRLDREALCRRSAKCQLSLEVFANDQEICMIKVEIQDLNDNAPAFPSDQVDLDISENAAPGTRFPLASAHDPDAAENGLRTYLLTRDDYGLFALDVKARGDGTKFPELVVQKPLDREEQSHHTLVLTALDGGDPPRSGTVQLNVRLIDSNDNSPVFEAASYVVELPENAPLGTAVLDLNATDADEGTNGEVLYAFSGYTPERVRELFSIDPQSGLIRVKGNLDYEEGALVEIDVQARDLGPNPIPAHCKVTVRLLDRNDNAPSIGFVSVRQGALSEAAPPGTVIALVRVTDRDAGKNGQLLCRVQGDGGSGGGEGAVPFTLEENYDNLYTVVTDRPLDREVQDEYNVTILARDGGNPPLNSTKSFTVRILDENDNPPRFSKNLYVLQVPENNIPGEYLGSVLAKDPDLGQNGTVSYSILPGHVGDVSIYTYVSVNPTNGAIYALRSFNYEQTKHFEFHVLAKDSGSPHRESNATVRVTVLDVNDNAPLIVLPALINDTAELQVPRNAGVGYPVGTVRALDSDFGESGRLTYEIVEGNEEHLFEMDPTSGEIRTLHPYWEELSPVAELVVKVSDHGKPSLSAVAKLIVRALAGPLPEAGEPQVNGEQHRRPHWDLSLPLIVTLSTVSIILLAAMITIAVKCKRENKEIRTYNCRIAEYSHPQLGGGGGGGGGGGGNGGGKGKKKKISKNDIMLVPSEGEDSRGPLNVMNVVSSPSLATSPMYFDYQTRLPLSSPRSEVMYLKPASNNLTVPQGHVGCHTSFTGQGTNVTEAPPSRMSIIQTDNFPAEPNYMGSRQQFVQSSSTFKDPERASLRDSGHGDSDQADSDQDTNKGSCCDMSVREALKMKTTSTKSQPLEQEQQGRGQRPIVGICGPARCKEGKFSVGWPWKRTKCSVRSKESESPEALDGESPKEQEECINCTDECRVLGHSDRCWMPQFPTANQAENADYRTNLFVPTVEANVETETYETVNPTGKKTFCTFGKDKREHTILIANVKPYLKAKRALSPLLQEVPSASSSPTKTCIEPCASTKGPLDSCEVKPGALAEPSSQYMTATDSQYLSPSKQSRDAAFIASDQMARVFAEVHSRVSRDSSEMDAVLEQIDRSNRELGRESVDAEEVVREIDKLLQDCRGNDPVAVRK
- the PCDH17 gene encoding protocadherin-17 isoform X5, coding for MSLSARACLCCLAVLLLGWAPAWALKNLNYSVPEEQGAGTVIGNIGRDARLQPGPGGGSPSSERPRGGGKSTFRVLENSAPHLLDVDGESGLLYTKQRLDREALCRRSAKCQLSLEVFANDQEICMIKVEIQDLNDNAPAFPSDQVDLDISENAAPGTRFPLASAHDPDAAENGLRTYLLTRDDYGLFALDVKARGDGTKFPELVVQKPLDREEQSHHTLVLTALDGGDPPRSGTVQLNVRLIDSNDNSPVFEAASYVVELPENAPLGTAVLDLNATDADEGTNGEVLYAFSGYTPERVRELFSIDPQSGLIRVKGNLDYEEGALVEIDVQARDLGPNPIPAHCKVTVRLLDRNDNAPSIGFVSVRQGALSEAAPPGTVIALVRVTDRDAGKNGQLLCRVQGDGGSGGGEGAVPFTLEENYDNLYTVVTDRPLDREVQDEYNVTILARDGGNPPLNSTKSFTVRILDENDNPPRFSKNLYVLQVPENNIPGEYLGSVLAKDPDLGQNGTVSYSILPGHVGDVSIYTYVSVNPTNGAIYALRSFNYEQTKHFEFHVLAKDSGSPHRESNATVRVTVLDVNDNAPLIVLPALINDTAELQVPRNAGVGYPVGTVRALDSDFGESGRLTYEIVEGNEEHLFEMDPTSGEIRTLHPYWEELSPVAELVVKVSDHGKPSLSAVAKLIVRALAGPLPEAGEPQVNGEQHRRPHWDLSLPLIVTLSTVSIILLAAMITIAVKCKRENKEIRTYNCRIAEYSHPQLGGGGGGGGGGGGNGGGKGKKKKISKNDIMLVPSEGEDSRGPLNVMNVVSSPSLATSPMYFDYQTRLPLSSPRSEVMYLKPASNNLTVPQGHVGCHTSFTGQGTNVTEAPPSRMSIIQTDNFPAEPNYMGSRQQFVQSSSTFKDPERASLRDSGHGDSDQADSDQDTNKGSCCDMSVREALKMKTTSTKSQPLEQARERPKTHCWDLWTSPL
- the PCDH17 gene encoding protocadherin-17 isoform X4; the protein is MSLSARACLCCLAVLLLGWAPAWALKNLNYSVPEEQGAGTVIGNIGRDARLQPGPGGGSPSSERPRGGGKSTFRVLENSAPHLLDVDGESGLLYTKQRLDREALCRRSAKCQLSLEVFANDQEICMIKVEIQDLNDNAPAFPSDQVDLDISENAAPGTRFPLASAHDPDAAENGLRTYLLTRDDYGLFALDVKARGDGTKFPELVVQKPLDREEQSHHTLVLTALDGGDPPRSGTVQLNVRLIDSNDNSPVFEAASYVVELPENAPLGTAVLDLNATDADEGTNGEVLYAFSGYTPERVRELFSIDPQSGLIRVKGNLDYEEGALVEIDVQARDLGPNPIPAHCKVTVRLLDRNDNAPSIGFVSVRQGALSEAAPPGTVIALVRVTDRDAGKNGQLLCRVQGDGGSGGGEGAVPFTLEENYDNLYTVVTDRPLDREVQDEYNVTILARDGGNPPLNSTKSFTVRILDENDNPPRFSKNLYVLQVPENNIPGEYLGSVLAKDPDLGQNGTVSYSILPGHVGDVSIYTYVSVNPTNGAIYALRSFNYEQTKHFEFHVLAKDSGSPHRESNATVRVTVLDVNDNAPLIVLPALINDTAELQVPRNAGVGYPVGTVRALDSDFGESGRLTYEIVEGNEEHLFEMDPTSGEIRTLHPYWEELSPVAELVVKVSDHGKPSLSAVAKLIVRALAGPLPEAGEPQVNGEQHRRPHWDLSLPLIVTLSTVSIILLAAMITIAVKCKRENKEIRTYNCRIAEYSHPQLGGGGGGGGGGGGNGGGKGKKKKISKNDIMLVPSEGEDSRGPLNVMNVVSSPSLATSPMYFDYQTRLPLSSPRSEVMYLKPASNNLTVPQGHVGCHTSFTGQGTNVTEAPPSRMSIIQTDNFPAEPNYMGSRQQFVQSSSTFKDPERASLRDSGHGDSDQADSDQDTNKGSCCDMSVREALKMKTTSTKSQPLEQGFSPWTEHLLSHSLCAQNENSSQTALLVLTPPKKHYVQEYHPLQVGYP
- the PCDH17 gene encoding protocadherin-17 isoform X6 — protein: MSLSARACLCCLAVLLLGWAPAWALKNLNYSVPEEQGAGTVIGNIGRDARLQPGPGGGSPSSERPRGGGKSTFRVLENSAPHLLDVDGESGLLYTKQRLDREALCRRSAKCQLSLEVFANDQEICMIKVEIQDLNDNAPAFPSDQVDLDISENAAPGTRFPLASAHDPDAAENGLRTYLLTRDDYGLFALDVKARGDGTKFPELVVQKPLDREEQSHHTLVLTALDGGDPPRSGTVQLNVRLIDSNDNSPVFEAASYVVELPENAPLGTAVLDLNATDADEGTNGEVLYAFSGYTPERVRELFSIDPQSGLIRVKGNLDYEEGALVEIDVQARDLGPNPIPAHCKVTVRLLDRNDNAPSIGFVSVRQGALSEAAPPGTVIALVRVTDRDAGKNGQLLCRVQGDGGSGGGEGAVPFTLEENYDNLYTVVTDRPLDREVQDEYNVTILARDGGNPPLNSTKSFTVRILDENDNPPRFSKNLYVLQVPENNIPGEYLGSVLAKDPDLGQNGTVSYSILPGHVGDVSIYTYVSVNPTNGAIYALRSFNYEQTKHFEFHVLAKDSGSPHRESNATVRVTVLDVNDNAPLIVLPALINDTAELQVPRNAGVGYPVGTVRALDSDFGESGRLTYEIVEGNEEHLFEMDPTSGEIRTLHPYWEELSPVAELVVKVSDHGKPSLSAVAKLIVRALAGPLPEAGEPQVNGEQHRRPHWDLSLPLIVTLSTVSIILLAAMITIAVKCKRENKEIRTYNCRIAEYSHPQLGGGGGGGGGGGGNGGGKGKKKKISKNDIMLVPSEGEDSRGPLNVMNVVSSPSLATSPMYFDYQTRLPLSSPRSEVMYLKPASNNLTVPQGHVGCHTSFTGQGTNVTEAPPSRMSIIQVSLSCSLGEAGEGSKKATG
- the PCDH17 gene encoding protocadherin-17 isoform X7, with the protein product MSLSARACLCCLAVLLLGWAPAWALKNLNYSVPEEQGAGTVIGNIGRDARLQPGPGGGSPSSERPRGGGKSTFRVLENSAPHLLDVDGESGLLYTKQRLDREALCRRSAKCQLSLEVFANDQEICMIKVEIQDLNDNAPAFPSDQVDLDISENAAPGTRFPLASAHDPDAAENGLRTYLLTRDDYGLFALDVKARGDGTKFPELVVQKPLDREEQSHHTLVLTALDGGDPPRSGTVQLNVRLIDSNDNSPVFEAASYVVELPENAPLGTAVLDLNATDADEGTNGEVLYAFSGYTPERVRELFSIDPQSGLIRVKGNLDYEEGALVEIDVQARDLGPNPIPAHCKVTVRLLDRNDNAPSIGFVSVRQGALSEAAPPGTVIALVRVTDRDAGKNGQLLCRVQGDGGSGGGEGAVPFTLEENYDNLYTVVTDRPLDREVQDEYNVTILARDGGNPPLNSTKSFTVRILDENDNPPRFSKNLYVLQVPENNIPGEYLGSVLAKDPDLGQNGTVSYSILPGHVGDVSIYTYVSVNPTNGAIYALRSFNYEQTKHFEFHVLAKDSGSPHRESNATVRVTVLDVNDNAPLIVLPALINDTAELQVPRNAGVGYPVGTVRALDSDFGESGRLTYEIVEGNEEHLFEMDPTSGEIRTLHPYWEELSPVAELVVKVSDHGKPSLSAVAKLIVRALAGPLPEAGEPQVNGEQHRRPHWDLSLPLIVTLSTVSIILLAAMITIAVKCKRENKEIRTYNCRIAEYSHPQLGGGGGGGGGGGGNGGGKGKKKKISKNDIMLVPSEGEDSRGPLNVMNVVSSPSLATSPMYFDYQTRLPLSSPRSEVMYLKPASNNLTVPQGHVGCHTSFTGQGTNVTEAPPSRMSIIQ
- the PCDH17 gene encoding protocadherin-17 isoform X3, with translation MSLSARACLCCLAVLLLGWAPAWALKNLNYSVPEEQGAGTVIGNIGRDARLQPGPGGGSPSSERPRGGGKSTFRVLENSAPHLLDVDGESGLLYTKQRLDREALCRRSAKCQLSLEVFANDQEICMIKVEIQDLNDNAPAFPSDQVDLDISENAAPGTRFPLASAHDPDAAENGLRTYLLTRDDYGLFALDVKARGDGTKFPELVVQKPLDREEQSHHTLVLTALDGGDPPRSGTVQLNVRLIDSNDNSPVFEAASYVVELPENAPLGTAVLDLNATDADEGTNGEVLYAFSGYTPERVRELFSIDPQSGLIRVKGNLDYEEGALVEIDVQARDLGPNPIPAHCKVTVRLLDRNDNAPSIGFVSVRQGALSEAAPPGTVIALVRVTDRDAGKNGQLLCRVQGDGGSGGGEGAVPFTLEENYDNLYTVVTDRPLDREVQDEYNVTILARDGGNPPLNSTKSFTVRILDENDNPPRFSKNLYVLQVPENNIPGEYLGSVLAKDPDLGQNGTVSYSILPGHVGDVSIYTYVSVNPTNGAIYALRSFNYEQTKHFEFHVLAKDSGSPHRESNATVRVTVLDVNDNAPLIVLPALINDTAELQVPRNAGVGYPVGTVRALDSDFGESGRLTYEIVEGNEEHLFEMDPTSGEIRTLHPYWEELSPVAELVVKVSDHGKPSLSAVAKLIVRALAGPLPEAGEPQVNGEQHRRPHWDLSLPLIVTLSTVSIILLAAMITIAVKCKRENKEIRTYNCRIAEYSHPQLGGGGGGGGGGGGNGGGKGKKKKISKNDIMLVPSEGEDSRGPLNVMNVVSSPSLATSPMYFDYQTRLPLSSPRSEVMYLKPASNNLTVPQGHVGCHTSFTGQGTNVTEAPPSRMSIIQTDNFPAEPNYMGSRQQFVQSSSTFKDPERASLRDSGHGDSDQADSDQDTNKGSCCDMSVREALKMKTTSTKSQPLEQEQEECINCTDECRVLGHSDRCWMPQFPTANQAENADYRTNLFVPTVEANVETETYETVNPTGKKTFCTFGKDKREHTILIANVKPYLKAKRALSPLLQEVPSASSSPTKTCIEPCASTKGPLDSCEVKPGALAEPSSQYMTATDSQYLSPSKQSRDAAFIASDQMARVFAEVHSRVSRDSSEMDAVLEQIDRSNRELGRESVDAEEVVREIDKLLQDCRGNDPVAVRK